The following coding sequences are from one Methanofollis sp. window:
- a CDS encoding hydantoinase/oxoprolinase family protein: protein MIGIDVGGANLKVVDTDGAHIHYCPLWTEAPLAEMLRGYAGSGENAAVVMSGELADSFEDKAGGIRFIVDAVKESFPDAVFYGTDGNFHDDAVPALAAANWLASADYLRDRYPGAVLLDVGSTTADIIPLGRFDDLRGLTDLLRLQQGYLVYTGMLRTNVATLIHAVEVNGVFTPVSTEYFACSGDAHLVLGQISPEMYTAATPDGGPATVQAAMRRLARVVCADPAEIGDEAIYGIARQFWAAQSGMILRAVSECAATRGNGAVLCAGIGSALFTKIFGGTDLNRELGGMADALPAYAVREVASRNGSP from the coding sequence ATGATAGGGATCGACGTCGGCGGCGCGAACCTGAAGGTCGTCGATACGGACGGCGCCCATATCCACTACTGCCCCCTCTGGACAGAGGCGCCCCTTGCGGAGATGCTCAGGGGCTATGCCGGGTCAGGGGAGAACGCGGCTGTCGTCATGAGCGGCGAACTTGCCGACAGTTTTGAGGACAAGGCCGGGGGGATCAGGTTCATCGTCGATGCGGTGAAGGAAAGTTTCCCTGACGCCGTTTTTTACGGGACAGACGGGAATTTCCACGACGACGCCGTCCCCGCACTTGCCGCCGCAAACTGGCTTGCCTCTGCCGACTACCTGCGAGATCGGTATCCGGGTGCGGTCCTCCTCGACGTGGGGAGCACCACCGCGGACATCATACCCCTCGGGCGTTTCGACGACCTCCGCGGCCTCACCGACCTCCTCCGTCTCCAGCAGGGCTACCTCGTCTATACGGGGATGCTCAGGACAAATGTGGCGACACTCATCCACGCCGTCGAGGTCAACGGCGTCTTCACCCCTGTCTCGACAGAGTACTTCGCGTGCAGCGGCGACGCCCACCTCGTCCTCGGCCAGATTTCCCCTGAGATGTACACCGCGGCGACGCCCGACGGCGGCCCGGCGACTGTGCAGGCCGCGATGAGAAGGCTGGCGCGGGTTGTCTGCGCCGATCCCGCGGAGATCGGGGACGAGGCGATATATGGCATCGCCCGGCAGTTCTGGGCGGCGCAGTCAGGGATGATCCTCAGGGCCGTCTCCGAATGTGCGGCGACCCGGGGCAACGGCGCCGTCCTCTGCGCAGGGATCGGGTCGGCTCTCTTCACGAAGATCTTTGGCGGGACCGACCTCAACAGGGAACTTGGCGGGATGGCCGACGCCCTTCCTGCCTATGCGGTCCGGGAGGTGGCGTCACGCAACGGCTCACCCTGA
- a CDS encoding ATP-grasp domain-containing protein, with product MRAFLAEYTVFHDPALAAEGKAMMTVLSGSFSRCGYEVVTPRGGDLMAEIEALAPECDVGLVIAPDHLLAPLTKKVEDCTENLGCNSLNVALCANKKRSLKVLAAHGIPVPEERTEGLKVVKPVYSCDTANTRLTEEAPGEGEMGQEYIGGESMSVSLVVNRYVGEACLFYTGRPPLVLSLNRQHIPLEDGVFTYMGGETPIDHPMKEEIIETAVKAASVIGCQGYAGVDLVVADRPYVLEVNPRPTTSLVGIAACMKEEIAQVLVDASRGMAPETVSLTGRVRFDREGKVERL from the coding sequence ATGAGGGCATTTCTTGCAGAATATACGGTCTTCCATGACCCGGCCCTGGCGGCCGAGGGGAAGGCCATGATGACGGTGCTCAGCGGGAGTTTCTCGCGGTGCGGCTACGAGGTGGTCACCCCCCGCGGCGGCGACCTGATGGCTGAGATCGAGGCGCTCGCGCCCGAATGCGACGTCGGTCTTGTGATCGCCCCCGACCACCTCCTTGCGCCCCTCACGAAGAAGGTCGAGGACTGCACTGAGAACCTCGGGTGCAACTCTCTGAACGTCGCCCTGTGTGCGAATAAAAAACGGTCCCTGAAGGTCCTCGCCGCCCACGGCATCCCGGTCCCTGAGGAGCGGACAGAGGGGTTGAAGGTGGTCAAGCCGGTGTACTCCTGCGACACCGCGAACACCCGTCTCACCGAGGAAGCACCGGGCGAGGGTGAGATGGGCCAGGAGTATATCGGGGGCGAATCCATGTCTGTCAGCCTGGTCGTCAACCGCTATGTCGGCGAGGCCTGCCTCTTCTATACGGGACGGCCACCCCTCGTCCTCTCCCTCAACAGGCAGCACATCCCCCTGGAAGATGGTGTCTTTACCTACATGGGCGGGGAGACTCCCATCGACCACCCGATGAAGGAGGAGATTATCGAGACCGCGGTGAAGGCGGCGTCTGTCATCGGCTGCCAGGGCTATGCCGGCGTCGACCTCGTCGTCGCGGACAGGCCCTATGTCCTTGAGGTCAACCCCAGGCCGACGACAAGCCTCGTCGGCATCGCCGCCTGCATGAAGGAGGAGATCGCGCAGGTGCTTGTCGACGCCTCCCGCGGCATGGCGCCGGAGACGGTCAGCCTCACCGGCCGCGTCCGTTTCGACCGGGAAGGGAAGGTGGAGAGGCTATGA
- the surE gene encoding 5'/3'-nucleotidase SurE, whose protein sequence is MRPKILLTNDDGVYSNGIWAAYRALAPIADVTVVAPATQQSAVGRSISIFEPIRATEITVDGVRAYAVGGKPTDAVIIGLFALKLQPDLVVSGINIGENLSYESIMTSGTVGAAMEASNQGVPSVAFSLQVWDQGDKFDDPRHVGNSFNDSERVVRDVCEKILARGFPEGTDVINVNIPSQVRGGYEVTHLARKLFHTGVERRLDPRGRPYFWINGPLVEDAEEGTDVHAIRKGNVSITPITLDCTAAKGVDSVRDLFG, encoded by the coding sequence ATGCGACCAAAAATCCTCCTCACCAATGATGACGGCGTCTACTCCAACGGCATATGGGCGGCATACAGGGCGCTCGCCCCGATCGCCGATGTGACGGTCGTCGCCCCGGCAACCCAGCAGAGCGCAGTCGGGCGTTCCATCTCGATCTTCGAACCGATACGGGCGACAGAGATCACGGTGGACGGCGTCCGCGCCTATGCGGTCGGCGGCAAACCGACCGACGCGGTGATCATCGGGCTCTTTGCCCTGAAACTCCAGCCCGACCTCGTGGTGAGCGGCATCAATATCGGCGAGAACCTCTCGTACGAGTCGATCATGACTTCCGGGACCGTGGGGGCGGCGATGGAAGCATCGAACCAGGGCGTGCCCTCGGTCGCCTTCTCCCTCCAGGTCTGGGACCAGGGGGACAAGTTCGACGACCCCCGCCATGTCGGAAACAGTTTCAACGACTCTGAACGGGTTGTCAGGGACGTCTGCGAGAAGATCCTTGCCCGCGGCTTCCCTGAGGGGACAGACGTCATCAACGTGAACATCCCCTCCCAGGTCAGGGGGGGCTATGAGGTGACGCACCTTGCGCGCAAACTTTTCCACACCGGGGTGGAACGGCGCCTCGACCCGAGGGGCAGGCCGTACTTCTGGATCAACGGGCCCCTTGTGGAGGACGCGGAGGAGGGGACCGACGTCCACGCGATCAGGAAGGGAAACGTCTCCATCACGCCGATCACCCTCGACTGCACGGCGGCAAAGGGCGTGGACAGCGTCCGCGATCTCTTCGGGTAG
- the rpiA gene encoding ribose-5-phosphate isomerase RpiA: protein MTKQDNLEVKRVAGLAAAEEVGDGMVVGLGTGSTANYAIQRIGERIREEEISVVGVPTSYQSAFRARAAGIRVADLTDYPEIDLTIDGADQVDAAFNLIKGGGAAHTREKCVADASKRILIVVDGSKLAESLSVPVPVEVVPYASTLVAQHVRALGGVPVLREGVKKDGPVITDNGNFVLDCAFGTIGDPAGLGTRLNTVPGVLTCGLFTEYQEKISVMVGEAGGCRILTRR, encoded by the coding sequence ATGACAAAACAGGATAATCTTGAAGTGAAACGGGTCGCCGGCCTCGCCGCCGCGGAAGAGGTGGGGGACGGCATGGTGGTCGGCCTCGGCACCGGTTCGACGGCAAACTATGCGATCCAGAGGATAGGAGAGCGCATCAGAGAGGAGGAGATCTCTGTCGTCGGCGTGCCGACTTCGTACCAGTCGGCTTTCCGTGCACGGGCCGCCGGCATCAGGGTGGCAGACCTCACAGACTACCCTGAGATCGACCTCACCATCGACGGCGCCGACCAGGTGGACGCCGCCTTCAACCTGATCAAGGGGGGCGGCGCAGCGCATACGCGGGAGAAGTGCGTCGCCGACGCCTCGAAGCGTATTCTTATCGTCGTCGACGGGTCAAAACTCGCAGAAAGCCTCTCCGTGCCGGTTCCGGTGGAGGTCGTCCCTTACGCGTCGACCCTTGTCGCACAGCATGTCAGGGCCCTTGGCGGCGTCCCTGTCCTTCGAGAGGGAGTGAAAAAAGACGGCCCGGTCATCACGGACAACGGAAACTTTGTTCTTGACTGCGCATTCGGAACAATCGGGGACCCGGCAGGGCTTGGTACCCGCCTGAACACGGTCCCCGGCGTCCTGACCTGCGGATTGTTCACCGAATACCAGGAAAAGATATCGGTTATGGTCGGTGAAGCAGGGGGATGCAGGATTCTTACGAGGAGATAA
- a CDS encoding ArsR family transcriptional regulator yields MRAEEVLYFTQREEEFATLLIDIGIKRNVSKVLVYLANTDEATSREIERGTDLRQPEVSIAMRYLKEKKWINSRESKAESKGRPVKIYTLAKPINEIIDVIEKTKKKEVDTQLALIEKARGLISS; encoded by the coding sequence ATGAGAGCAGAAGAAGTCCTGTACTTTACGCAGAGAGAAGAAGAGTTCGCCACCCTCCTCATCGATATCGGGATCAAGCGCAATGTTTCCAAGGTCCTTGTGTACCTCGCCAACACCGATGAGGCCACGTCCCGTGAGATCGAGCGCGGCACCGACCTCCGCCAACCCGAGGTCAGCATCGCCATGCGCTATCTCAAGGAGAAAAAGTGGATCAACTCCCGCGAGAGCAAAGCGGAGAGCAAAGGGCGGCCTGTCAAGATCTATACTCTTGCAAAGCCTATCAACGAGATCATCGACGTTATCGAGAAGACCAAGAAAAAAGAAGTTGATACCCAGCTCGCCCTGATCGAAAAGGCAAGAGGGCTTATCTCCTCGTAA
- a CDS encoding TATA-box-binding protein — protein MHGTPEESLKIENIVASAKVTDSLDLPVISSQIPGADYNKKRFPGVVIRMQDPKIAALVFGSGKVVLTGAKSVDSLTRGLEILGGKLRGLGIAIDEHLTYTIQNIVTSADLGKPINLNKIAIGFNLDRIEYEPEQFPGLVYRLEDPKVVVLLFGSGKLIITGGKRPEDARLAVQKIIDDLSNLGLL, from the coding sequence ATGCACGGTACCCCAGAGGAATCCCTGAAAATAGAAAACATCGTTGCCTCTGCCAAAGTAACCGATTCCCTTGACCTCCCTGTCATTTCATCGCAGATCCCCGGGGCAGACTACAACAAGAAACGTTTCCCCGGCGTGGTCATCAGGATGCAGGACCCGAAGATCGCAGCTCTGGTCTTCGGATCAGGCAAGGTTGTCCTGACCGGTGCAAAGAGCGTGGACAGCCTCACCAGGGGGCTTGAGATCCTTGGCGGCAAACTACGTGGCCTCGGGATTGCGATCGACGAGCACCTCACCTACACCATCCAGAACATCGTCACCTCTGCTGACCTTGGAAAGCCCATCAACCTGAACAAGATCGCTATCGGCTTCAACCTCGACCGCATCGAGTACGAACCCGAGCAGTTCCCCGGCCTTGTCTACCGTCTGGAGGATCCGAAGGTTGTCGTTCTCCTCTTCGGGTCAGGTAAACTGATCATTACCGGTGGCAAGCGGCCTGAGGATGCAAGACTCGCGGTGCAGAAAATTATCGATGATCTTTCCAACCTCGGTCTCCTCTAA
- the acs gene encoding acetate--CoA ligase, producing the protein MTEQDFAVPLEAPRYYEPDPSYRERSWIGDYRAAYQKYLEDPEGFWRTRAAEIEWFEPFDRVMDWDFPYAKWFLSGKLNITHNCLDRHVRDGRANKVAVFWRGEEGEEKVYTYSQLLRAVCRFANALKKIGVRKGDRVCIYMPVVPEQIVAMLACARIGAVHSVVFGGFGVGALNQRIRDSGSKVVVTADVSMRRGKAIQLKSIVEEAVVNAPSVEAVVVLRRDRPKVELHSEMELDFDELMENEPAVCEPEVMDAEDPLFLLYTSGTTGTPKGIIHTCGGYAVGTQYTTKYVLDLKEDDVYWCTADPGWITGHSYVVYGPLLNGSTVFVTETTPDYPDPGIWWKIIQNYGITVFYTAPTAIRMFMRVGEQWSDRYDLSSLRILASVGEPLNPEAFEWFYRHIGRDRCPIVDTWWQTETGMHMITTMVGEPMRPGFAGRPIPGVVADVVDRDGNPVEPGNGGYLVLLEPWPAMLRTVYNNDERYRKYWTTINRVYTATDLAVKGHDGNIMVIGRADDLIIVAGHNIGTAEVESALVSHDAVAEAAVIGIPDPVKGNQIKAFVILIEGHARSDRLKADLRYHVRMTVGPIAMPSEIEFVDSLPKTRSGKIMRRVLRAKELGMDLGDVSTLED; encoded by the coding sequence ATGACAGAGCAGGATTTTGCTGTGCCCCTGGAGGCGCCGCGATATTATGAACCTGACCCCTCGTACAGGGAGAGATCATGGATCGGAGATTACAGGGCGGCGTACCAGAAGTACCTTGAGGATCCCGAGGGGTTCTGGAGGACTCGCGCGGCAGAGATCGAATGGTTTGAGCCGTTCGACCGCGTCATGGACTGGGACTTCCCCTATGCGAAGTGGTTCCTGAGCGGGAAACTCAACATCACCCACAACTGTCTCGACCGCCATGTGCGGGACGGGCGGGCCAACAAGGTCGCCGTCTTCTGGAGGGGGGAAGAGGGGGAGGAGAAGGTGTACACCTACAGCCAGCTCCTCAGGGCTGTCTGCCGCTTTGCCAACGCCTTAAAAAAGATCGGCGTCAGGAAAGGGGACCGGGTCTGCATCTACATGCCCGTCGTCCCCGAACAGATCGTCGCCATGCTTGCCTGTGCACGGATAGGGGCCGTCCACTCGGTTGTCTTCGGGGGGTTCGGCGTCGGCGCCCTCAACCAGCGGATCCGCGACTCGGGCTCGAAGGTCGTGGTCACGGCCGATGTCTCCATGCGGCGGGGCAAGGCGATCCAGCTCAAGTCCATCGTCGAGGAGGCCGTCGTCAATGCCCCGAGCGTCGAGGCCGTTGTCGTGCTGCGGCGCGACCGCCCGAAGGTCGAACTCCACTCAGAGATGGAACTCGACTTCGACGAACTGATGGAGAACGAGCCCGCAGTCTGCGAACCCGAAGTGATGGACGCCGAAGATCCGCTTTTCCTCCTGTACACGAGCGGGACGACAGGCACCCCGAAGGGGATCATCCATACCTGCGGCGGCTACGCGGTCGGCACCCAGTACACGACGAAGTACGTCCTCGACCTCAAAGAGGACGACGTCTACTGGTGCACAGCCGATCCGGGCTGGATCACCGGCCACAGTTATGTCGTCTACGGTCCCCTCCTGAATGGGTCCACGGTCTTTGTCACCGAGACGACGCCCGACTATCCTGACCCCGGCATCTGGTGGAAGATCATCCAGAACTACGGTATCACGGTCTTTTATACGGCGCCGACCGCGATCAGGATGTTCATGCGGGTCGGCGAGCAGTGGTCCGACAGGTACGACCTCAGTTCCCTCCGCATCCTCGCCTCTGTCGGCGAACCCCTGAACCCCGAGGCCTTCGAGTGGTTCTACCGCCACATCGGGAGGGACCGCTGCCCGATCGTGGACACCTGGTGGCAGACCGAGACAGGGATGCACATGATCACGACGATGGTCGGCGAACCGATGCGACCGGGTTTTGCAGGGCGGCCGATCCCGGGTGTCGTCGCCGATGTCGTGGACCGCGACGGCAACCCTGTCGAACCCGGCAATGGCGGCTACCTTGTCCTCCTGGAGCCCTGGCCCGCAATGCTCAGGACGGTCTACAACAATGACGAGCGCTACCGGAAGTACTGGACGACCATCAACCGGGTCTATACAGCCACCGACCTTGCGGTGAAGGGACACGACGGCAACATCATGGTCATCGGCCGTGCCGACGACCTGATCATCGTCGCCGGGCACAACATCGGCACCGCCGAGGTGGAGTCGGCCCTCGTCTCCCATGACGCGGTCGCCGAGGCGGCAGTGATCGGCATCCCCGACCCGGTGAAGGGGAACCAGATCAAGGCCTTCGTCATTCTCATAGAGGGGCATGCCAGGAGCGACCGTCTCAAGGCTGACCTCCGCTACCATGTGCGGATGACAGTCGGCCCGATCGCGATGCCCTCGGAGATCGAGTTCGTCGACTCCCTCCCGAAGACGCGGAGCGGCAAGATCATGCGGCGGGTACTCAGGGCAAAGGAACTTGGCATGGACCTCGGGGATGTCTCGACCCTGGAGGACTGA
- a CDS encoding acetate--CoA ligase family protein, whose amino-acid sequence MAKRMLSEAEGYELLQKYGVPTPRFKIVTSPEEASKAASACGYPVVMKIISPQIVHKSDAGGVVVGISCADEAKKAFTKIVESAKEYNPDAEIKGVIVEEMAKPGLELILGGKTDPAFGKVITFGMGGTLVELMKDVTLRIIPVQECEIRSMIHEIKAYPLISGYRGMKPKDEEALVTIISGVARFFEENPQVVEFDINPLRLYESGACAVDARVIIDDEYRPQVRTERTPVPPEYFTPRSVAVIGASSEPTKMGFAVLHNLLHFPGQIYPVNNKRTEVQGLKAYPTVTSIPNPVDLAVITVPAVQVPKVMQECGEKGIPLVVVITAGFKETGPEGKVLEDRMLDIARSYNIRIIGPNCLGMIIPPRGLDTTYVHESPNPGSVAFISQSGAIINTVVDWSLKQDIGFSAVFSVGNQADLDFLDYLTFVGQDKSTRSIILYIEQLPDGREFMEIVREVAKKKPVVAIKSGSSQKGQKAASSHTGSLSGSYEVYMEAFREAGVIPVRALRGAFEVAELCSSPNGYPRGRRAIVITNAGGFAVLSSDYAEMYGVDLIELPPAILEELNQILPDYWSHANPLDLLGDASEKRFEQVFDILARHSDLWDIAFVIGFPNLVLDSADFAKQIISFTGKTNNLVVGTLLGGECMDAGKKILKENNIPNFDELEQTFKVVGRVVWQRCRARSIGLP is encoded by the coding sequence ATGGCAAAAAGAATGCTCAGCGAGGCAGAGGGGTACGAACTCCTCCAGAAGTACGGCGTCCCGACCCCCCGCTTCAAGATTGTAACCAGTCCTGAAGAGGCCTCCAAAGCGGCGTCGGCCTGCGGATACCCGGTCGTCATGAAGATCATCTCCCCCCAGATCGTGCACAAGAGCGATGCGGGCGGCGTGGTTGTTGGGATCTCATGTGCAGACGAGGCTAAGAAGGCCTTTACGAAGATTGTCGAGTCGGCGAAGGAATATAACCCTGACGCCGAGATCAAGGGCGTCATCGTCGAGGAGATGGCAAAACCCGGCCTCGAACTGATCCTCGGCGGCAAGACCGACCCGGCCTTCGGCAAGGTGATCACCTTCGGCATGGGCGGGACACTCGTCGAACTCATGAAGGACGTCACCCTCCGCATCATCCCTGTTCAAGAGTGCGAGATCAGGTCGATGATCCATGAGATCAAGGCCTATCCCCTCATCAGCGGCTACCGCGGCATGAAGCCGAAGGATGAGGAGGCCCTGGTGACGATCATCAGCGGCGTCGCACGGTTCTTCGAAGAGAACCCGCAGGTGGTGGAGTTCGACATCAACCCCCTGAGGCTCTATGAGTCGGGCGCCTGCGCCGTGGACGCGAGAGTCATCATCGACGACGAGTACCGCCCGCAGGTGAGGACGGAACGCACCCCTGTCCCGCCCGAATACTTCACCCCACGGTCGGTCGCGGTCATCGGAGCCTCCTCAGAACCGACAAAGATGGGCTTTGCCGTCCTCCACAACCTCCTCCACTTCCCCGGCCAGATATACCCGGTGAACAACAAGCGCACCGAGGTGCAGGGGCTCAAGGCCTACCCGACGGTGACGTCGATCCCGAACCCGGTCGACCTCGCCGTGATCACCGTCCCTGCCGTCCAGGTGCCAAAGGTGATGCAGGAGTGCGGCGAGAAGGGTATCCCCCTCGTCGTGGTCATCACCGCCGGTTTCAAGGAGACCGGGCCTGAGGGCAAGGTGCTCGAAGACCGGATGCTCGATATCGCACGCTCATACAATATCCGGATCATCGGGCCGAACTGCCTTGGCATGATCATCCCGCCGCGGGGCCTGGACACCACCTATGTACACGAGTCGCCGAACCCCGGTTCGGTCGCCTTCATCTCGCAGTCCGGCGCCATCATCAACACTGTCGTGGACTGGAGCCTCAAGCAGGACATCGGTTTCTCGGCGGTCTTCTCGGTGGGCAACCAGGCCGACCTCGACTTCCTCGACTACCTGACATTTGTCGGGCAGGACAAGAGTACACGGTCGATCATTCTCTACATCGAGCAGCTCCCTGACGGACGGGAGTTCATGGAGATCGTGCGCGAGGTGGCGAAGAAGAAGCCGGTCGTTGCGATCAAGTCGGGCTCCTCGCAGAAGGGGCAGAAGGCGGCGTCCTCCCACACGGGTTCACTCTCGGGCTCGTATGAAGTGTACATGGAGGCCTTCAGGGAGGCGGGCGTGATCCCGGTCAGGGCACTCAGGGGCGCCTTCGAGGTTGCCGAACTCTGCTCCTCGCCAAACGGCTACCCCAGGGGACGGCGGGCGATCGTCATCACCAATGCCGGCGGTTTCGCCGTTCTCTCCTCGGACTATGCCGAGATGTACGGCGTCGACCTTATCGAACTCCCGCCCGCGATCCTGGAAGAACTCAACCAGATCCTCCCTGACTACTGGAGCCATGCCAACCCCCTCGACCTCCTCGGCGACGCCTCGGAGAAGCGTTTCGAGCAGGTCTTCGACATCCTGGCGCGGCACTCCGACCTCTGGGACATCGCCTTCGTGATCGGATTCCCGAACCTTGTCCTGGACTCGGCCGACTTTGCGAAGCAGATCATCTCCTTCACCGGCAAGACGAACAACCTCGTCGTCGGCACCCTCCTCGGCGGCGAGTGCATGGACGCGGGCAAGAAGATCCTCAAGGAGAACAACATCCCCAACTTCGACGAACTCGAACAGACCTTCAAGGTCGTCGGCCGCGTTGTCTGGCAGCGCTGCCGGGCACGGTCGATCGGTCTGCCGTAA
- a CDS encoding RNA-binding protein — MESSRLYVGNLTYSVTEEDLKDLFSSYGDVKSVKIIGDKGFGFVEMSTKEEAEKARDATNGTEFVGRTLRVEEAQPPRPRREYPRY, encoded by the coding sequence ATGGAAAGCAGCAGGTTGTATGTCGGAAACCTGACATATTCGGTAACCGAAGAAGATTTGAAAGACCTCTTCTCCAGCTACGGAGATGTAAAAAGCGTTAAAATTATTGGAGACAAGGGGTTCGGGTTCGTCGAGATGAGTACAAAGGAGGAGGCCGAGAAGGCAAGGGACGCCACGAATGGGACAGAATTCGTCGGCCGCACCTTACGGGTGGAAGAAGCACAGCCACCCCGTCCCAGAAGGGAATACCCGAGGTACTAG
- a CDS encoding DUF2121 domain-containing protein has product MSLVIAFVGSKGAVMAGDMREIFFWDDETAVLALEKELYGGDLVTDDDLYRRAEALGVGVVVRDGREKVREQDGVLVGEVRETMGGTVRARRLYVTAGRYVLAEFEGSCGRLTGKGTGSTFVVLGNRIAQDIALVSIRGGWKDGGTEDAVRVIILAMKKAAAATASVSKRFVLIRTEAGADLDALLTRDLGEGEVGMKNTSGIFRKNA; this is encoded by the coding sequence ATGAGTCTTGTGATTGCTTTTGTCGGGTCGAAAGGCGCCGTGATGGCAGGCGACATGCGGGAGATCTTTTTCTGGGACGACGAGACCGCCGTCCTGGCCCTGGAAAAAGAACTGTATGGTGGCGACCTCGTAACCGACGACGACCTGTACAGGCGGGCCGAGGCGCTTGGCGTGGGCGTCGTCGTCAGGGACGGCCGGGAGAAGGTGAGAGAGCAGGACGGTGTCCTTGTCGGCGAGGTGAGGGAGACCATGGGCGGGACGGTCAGGGCACGGAGGCTCTATGTCACGGCAGGGCGGTACGTCCTTGCCGAGTTTGAAGGATCGTGCGGCAGGCTGACCGGAAAAGGTACGGGCAGCACTTTCGTCGTCCTCGGGAACCGGATCGCGCAGGATATTGCCCTCGTTTCCATCAGGGGGGGGTGGAAGGACGGCGGCACGGAGGACGCTGTCAGGGTGATCATCCTCGCGATGAAGAAGGCGGCGGCGGCCACCGCATCGGTGAGCAAACGGTTTGTCCTGATCAGGACGGAGGCCGGGGCCGATCTCGACGCTCTCCTTACCCGGGACCTCGGGGAAGGAGAGGTCGGCATGAAAAACACCTCCGGTATTTTTCGTAAAAATGCCTGA